A window from Schistocerca gregaria isolate iqSchGreg1 chromosome 8, iqSchGreg1.2, whole genome shotgun sequence encodes these proteins:
- the LOC126284321 gene encoding uncharacterized protein LOC126284321 isoform X2, translated as MATWADDRFGMDDADKSDTSLDNILLSDDIQECINDFDIPVMGKVFEQLPVYTTSKLSDENTPESSTYLGQLHSNDENAGYIHHTISSDQIYMHINPGNSGKMPEHPSHATITIESTDPATNRREIKRYHCEYDGCSRTYSTVGNLRTHMKTHKGEYRFKCSEPSCGKAFLTSYSLKIHIRVHTKIKPFECNHDGCEKAFNTLYRLKAHQRLHSGNTFNCGSEGCLKFFTTLSDLKKHVRTHTQERPYKCPEDGCGKAFTASHHLKTHSRTHSGERPYACEQWDCGRAFSTPHSLKSHSRTHVQQRWEIDTGEGNRNKDCNNNQATSNERSSDLMGEMSTTDESNQNAISVANEAESDRLLKFHHTGSERMEIQPSQECSSSTSSLKVPGVIHSEDQTIPAIISVSSTGHLEGIQLTGWSTSSEHLREMERTQQLNVFPFTASQNEVTVLDSENGVPLATFEPCATVDNIGKPDSAIVPADTLECTDNTPAVSTSSQNDTQCQNVSDLNSSRDKDNPQTWIDIMECSSLVSSVTNNPTETEQFSENFSRPVWSTNVVTEADSSVNMIDVNHSTNFSSDVEKSTGGTARNILKDIAAGADICKCNPCRCDPSVQECQNCASEADSSSLNPCCDTDKENWLTGDLENNHSADINLTPFVNRTSDDNRVTSDVPNEQITTDGNEIFQDPSRGDFANFLEGASENCENDTEDNCTHTDDHIENSEIEQSVSVSAAATDTSVLNSSSVSSNFDIENIISEATSTGVEDWQTTVMPESHPAVLSIDDLVPDSGVTHTLENQWQHGPEQTATCSAEASRLLPATSNEKDKTQLENDPAHYNDNAILVSSDGLEELNFLLEHAGHNLGLDDAHHHVSSTAEQCNAETVQTVRMKS; from the exons ATGGCTACATGGGCAGACGACAGGTTTGGAATGGATGATGCAGACAAATCCGATACATCGCTGGATAACATATTATTGTCCGATGACATacaggagtgtattaatgatttTGACATCCCAGTCATGGGCAAAGTATTTGAACAACTGCCAGTATATACGACTTCAAAACTGTCAGATGAAAATACTCCGGAGTCCTCTACTTACCTCGGCCAGTTACACTCAAACGATGAAAACGCTGG GTATATTCATCATACCATCAGCTCTGATCAAATATACATGCATATCAACCCAGGAAATTCCGGAAAAATGCCAGAGCATCCATCTCATGCTACTATAACAATAGAATCCACAGATCCTGCCACAAACAGGAGAGAAATTAAAAGGTATCATTGCGAATATGACGGATGTAGCCGTACATATAGTACTGTTGGCAACCTCCGTACTCATATGAAAACTCACAAAG GGGAGTACAGATTCAAATGTTCAGAGCCTAGTTGTGGAAAGGCTTTCCTTACATCCTATAGTTTGAAGATACATATTCGTGTACACACAAAGATAAAACCATTTGAATGTAATCATGATGGCTGTGAAAAAGCTTTCAATACTCTATACAG ACTGAAAGCACACCAAAGACTCCACAGTGGAAATACCTTTAATTGTGGCAGTGAAGGTTGCCTAAAATTCTTCACCACCTTAAGCGACCTTAAGAAACATGTACGGACTCATACACAGGAGCGGCCATACAA GTGCCCTGAGGATGGATGCGGAAAGGCGTTCACAGCAAGTCATCACCTTAAAACTCACAGTCGCACCCACAGTGGGGAACGTCCATATGCGTGTGAACAGTGGGATTGTGGTCGTGCATTCTCCACTCCGCATAGCCTGAAGTCACATTCTAGGACTCATGTGCAGCAACGATGGGAAATTGACACTGGTGAAGGGAATAGGAACAAAGACTGTAACAACAACCAG GCTACAAGCAATGAAAGAAGTAGTGATCTgatgggagaaatgtctaccaCAGACGAGAGTAATCAGAATGCAATCTCTGTGGCCAATGAGGCAGAAAGTGATa GACTACTCAAGTTCCACCATACTGGCAGTGAGCGAATGGAAATTCAACCTTCTCAGGAATGCAGTAGTAGTACCAGTTCACTAAAAGTACCAGGTGTAATTCACAGTGAAGATCAGACCATACCTGCAATCATAAGTGTGTCATCTACCGGCCATCTAGAAGGAATACAGCTTACTGGTTGGAGCACAAGTTCTGAACATTTGCGCGAAATGGAGCGTACACAGCAACTGAATGTGTTTCCATTTACCGCATCACAAAATGAAGTGACAGTACTTGATAGTGAAAATGGTGTACCACTAGCAACATTTGAGCCCTGTGCTACAGTTGACAACATTGGCAAACCAGATTCTGCAATAGTCCCTGCAGACACTCTTGAATGCACAGATAACACACCAGcagtttcaacatcttctcaaaatGACACTCAGTGTCAGAATGTTTCTGACTTAAACTCCTCTAGGGATAAAGACAATCCCCAAACATGGATAGATATTATGGAGTGCTCATCTCTCGTTTCGTCTGTAACAAATAATCCTACAGAAACtgaacaattttcagaaaatttctcaCGGCCTGTCTGGTCCACAAATGTTGTAACAGAAGCAGACTCATCTGTTAACATGATTGACGTGAATCATagtacaaatttttcttcagatgtTGAGAAATCAACAGGTGGTACAGCCAGAAATATACTGAAAGACATTGCTGCGGGGGCTGATATTTGCAAATGCAACCCCTGTAGGTGTGACCCATCTGTACAGGAATGTCAGAACTGTGCATCTGAAGCTGACAGTTCCAGTTTGAATCCTTGTTGTGATACTGATAAGGAAAATTGGCTTACTGGCGACCTAGAAAACAACCATTCTGCTGACATTAATCTCACCCCATTTGTCAATAGAACTTCAGATGACAATAGAGTTACATCCGATGTGCCAAATGAGCAAATTACTACTGATGGGAACGAAATATTTCAAGACCCATCCCGAGGTGATTTTGCAAACTTTTTGGAAGGAGCTTCAGAGAATTGTGAAAATGACACTGAAGACAACTGCACACACACAGATGATCATATTGAAAATTCTGAAATTGAGCAATCAGTGTCTGTCAGTGCAGCAGCAACAGACACCTCAGTCTTAAATAGCAGTAGTGTTTCTTCAAACTTTGACATAGAGAACATCATCTCTGAAGCCACATCAACAGGAGTTGAAGACTGGCAGACTACGGTGATGCCAGAAAGTCATCCAGCAGTTCTCAGTATTGATGACCTTGTGCCAGACAGTGGGGTCACACATACTCTAGAAAATCAGTGGCAGCATGGACCTGAACAAACAGCCACTTGTAGTGCTGAAGCAAGCAGATTACTGCCAGCCACCAGTAATGAGAAAGATAAAACTCAGCTTGAGAATGACCCTGCTCACTATAATG ACAATGCAATATTGGTCAGCAGTGACGGGCTGGAAGAATTGAATTTTCTCTTGGAGCATGCTGGTCATAATTTGGGTCTTGATGATGCACATCATCACGTATCATCAACAGCTGAACAATGCAATGCAGAAACAGTTCAAACAG